One Kitasatospora viridis genomic region harbors:
- a CDS encoding choice-of-anchor D domain-containing protein — translation MTIRASGLRRPISALLTVGLLLGGLLTECGATARADETTVSQETLRTGWDANEPGLAPSQVSSTDFGQQFATAVDGQVYAQPLVVGGTVVVGTENDNVYGIASGSGAVSWSRSLGAPWPASTIGCGDLVPNLGITATPVADPTTGTVYLTAKVNDGADANHPHWYLHALDAATGAEKPGWPVVIQGAPVNDPTHPFDPFSVNQRPGLLLMGGSVYAAFGSECDLGSYAGYLAGVNTSTGAVTLWTTENTSSSARAGIWMSGGGPVSDGPGRIIVSTGNGINPPAGPGTLPPGTLSESVVRLGVNSDGTLSAQDFFSPANAPTLDQNDTDFGSGGPVALPSPAFGTAAHPHLLVQVGKDGRIFLLDRDNLGGRSQGAGGTDAVLGTTGPFEGVWGHPGVFGGSTPFVYTLGSGGPLRALSYGTTGSGQPALTATAASSETFGYTSGSPVVTSTGSDPSTALVWVEYTDGGNGTNGQLRAYDAVPVNGSLHLRYSAPIGTTSKFAVPATDGGRVFVGTRDGRLLAFGRPDSAALSGQPVAFGNVMVGGTGSATATITAMRTVTVTGLSAAAPFAANPPSLPVTLTAGQSLAVPVTFSPTTPGPAVGQLTVSTAAGATGLALTGYGTQPGLQPSPGTLTFGTVPTGTTRTLGVTFTNTGTAPETVSATAAPAAPFSASGLPANGTVIQPQQSVAVQVTYTPTTAEDDTGSLSVTSTSGTATVQLNGTAVTGQAVLTLTPTATDFGQVRVGTTATASFDVSNTGNIPLTITKAAPPAAPFTTSNPLSEGQVLGPGQVIHQSVAVTPTATGALTGSYQISSDDGRGPQNETLTVTGTVPTGDVVLPTPGAGGWQLNGSAQLAGDDLILTQATAYQTGSAVFPTPVLTSGLSASFTAVMGGGTGADGETFALLDPTTATATSLGFGGGGLGWSGIPGVAVTLDTYKNANDPSNNFASIAIKGTKDALTYAQTNTNVPNLRSGPHQVSIAVTGTTVTVSLDGAQVLSSTVPSLPPAALVAFTGATGGLTDIHTVRGAAVSAAGYALAPPGPAAWTLNGSAKLNGTDLVLTPAVGNQAGSAFDRTPVSGARLHARFTSQIGGGTGADGTALVLLDAAKAGPTSLGFPGGGLGWSGLPGLAVFLDTWHNPGNPSNNFVAVAVKGVRDSITYAATSTAIPALRQGTHTVDVTATPAGHLQVAVDGTQVIDTPVTLPPNLLVGFSGGTGGATDVHTVRNVTISY, via the coding sequence ATGACCATCCGAGCATCAGGACTGCGCCGCCCGATCTCCGCGCTGCTGACCGTCGGCCTGCTGCTCGGCGGCCTCCTGACGGAGTGCGGGGCCACCGCGCGGGCCGACGAGACGACGGTCTCCCAGGAGACCCTGCGCACCGGCTGGGACGCCAACGAGCCGGGGCTCGCGCCCTCCCAGGTCTCCAGCACCGACTTCGGCCAGCAGTTCGCCACCGCCGTGGACGGCCAGGTGTACGCGCAACCGCTGGTGGTGGGCGGCACGGTGGTGGTCGGCACCGAGAACGACAACGTCTACGGCATCGCCTCCGGCAGCGGCGCGGTCAGCTGGTCCCGCTCGCTCGGCGCGCCCTGGCCGGCCTCGACGATCGGCTGCGGCGACCTGGTCCCCAACCTCGGCATCACGGCGACCCCGGTGGCGGACCCGACCACCGGCACCGTCTACCTGACCGCGAAGGTCAACGACGGCGCGGACGCCAACCACCCGCACTGGTACCTGCACGCGCTGGACGCGGCCACCGGCGCCGAGAAGCCGGGCTGGCCGGTGGTGATCCAGGGCGCGCCGGTGAACGACCCGACCCACCCGTTCGACCCGTTCTCGGTCAACCAGCGCCCGGGCCTGCTGCTGATGGGCGGCTCGGTCTACGCGGCCTTCGGCTCCGAGTGCGACCTCGGCAGCTACGCCGGCTACCTGGCGGGGGTGAACACCAGCACCGGCGCGGTGACCCTGTGGACCACCGAGAACACCTCCAGCAGCGCCCGGGCCGGGATCTGGATGTCCGGCGGCGGCCCGGTCTCCGACGGCCCCGGACGGATCATCGTCAGCACCGGCAACGGCATCAACCCGCCGGCCGGCCCGGGCACCCTGCCACCGGGCACGCTGTCGGAGTCGGTGGTCCGACTGGGCGTCAACAGCGACGGGACGCTCTCCGCGCAGGACTTCTTCAGCCCGGCCAACGCGCCGACCCTGGACCAGAACGACACCGACTTCGGCTCCGGCGGCCCGGTGGCGCTGCCCTCCCCCGCCTTCGGCACCGCCGCCCACCCGCACCTGCTGGTGCAGGTCGGCAAGGACGGCCGGATCTTCCTGCTCGACCGGGACAACCTCGGCGGCCGCTCGCAGGGCGCCGGCGGCACCGACGCGGTGCTCGGCACCACCGGCCCGTTCGAGGGCGTCTGGGGCCACCCGGGGGTGTTCGGCGGCAGCACCCCGTTCGTCTACACGCTCGGCAGCGGCGGCCCGCTGCGCGCGCTCTCCTACGGCACCACCGGCAGCGGCCAGCCGGCGCTGACCGCGACGGCGGCCAGCAGCGAGACCTTCGGCTACACCTCCGGCTCCCCGGTGGTCACCTCCACCGGCTCGGACCCGTCCACCGCGCTGGTCTGGGTCGAGTACACCGACGGCGGCAACGGCACCAACGGCCAACTGCGGGCCTACGACGCCGTCCCGGTCAACGGCAGCCTGCACCTGCGCTACTCCGCACCGATCGGCACCACCTCGAAGTTCGCCGTGCCGGCCACCGACGGCGGCCGGGTCTTCGTCGGCACCCGGGACGGCCGGCTGCTCGCCTTCGGCCGCCCGGACAGCGCGGCGCTGTCCGGCCAACCGGTGGCCTTCGGCAACGTGATGGTCGGCGGCACCGGCAGCGCGACCGCGACCATCACCGCGATGCGCACGGTGACCGTCACCGGACTGTCCGCCGCCGCGCCGTTCGCGGCCAACCCGCCGAGCCTGCCCGTCACCCTGACGGCGGGTCAGTCGCTCGCGGTGCCGGTCACCTTCTCCCCCACCACGCCGGGCCCCGCGGTCGGCCAACTGACCGTCAGCACCGCGGCCGGCGCCACCGGCCTCGCGCTGACCGGCTACGGCACCCAGCCCGGGCTCCAACCCAGCCCCGGCACGCTGACCTTCGGCACCGTGCCGACCGGCACCACCCGCACCCTCGGCGTGACCTTCACCAACACCGGCACCGCACCCGAGACGGTGAGCGCCACCGCCGCGCCCGCCGCGCCGTTCAGCGCGAGCGGACTGCCCGCCAACGGCACGGTCATCCAGCCGCAGCAGTCGGTCGCCGTCCAGGTGACCTACACGCCGACCACCGCCGAGGACGACACCGGGAGCCTGTCGGTCACCAGCACCAGCGGCACCGCGACCGTGCAGCTCAACGGCACCGCGGTGACCGGGCAGGCGGTGCTGACCCTGACCCCGACGGCCACCGACTTCGGGCAGGTCCGGGTCGGCACCACGGCCACCGCGAGCTTCGACGTGAGCAACACCGGCAACATCCCGCTGACCATCACCAAGGCGGCCCCGCCGGCCGCCCCGTTCACCACCAGCAACCCGCTGAGCGAGGGTCAGGTGCTCGGCCCCGGGCAGGTGATCCACCAGAGCGTCGCCGTCACCCCGACCGCCACCGGCGCGCTGACCGGCAGCTACCAGATCAGCTCGGACGACGGGCGCGGCCCGCAGAACGAGACCCTCACCGTGACCGGCACGGTGCCGACCGGCGACGTGGTGCTGCCCACCCCGGGGGCCGGCGGCTGGCAGCTCAACGGCAGCGCCCAGCTGGCCGGCGACGACCTGATCCTCACCCAGGCCACCGCCTACCAGACCGGTTCGGCCGTCTTCCCGACCCCGGTGCTGACCAGCGGCCTGAGCGCCTCCTTCACCGCCGTGATGGGCGGCGGCACCGGCGCCGACGGCGAGACCTTCGCCCTGCTCGACCCGACCACCGCCACCGCCACCTCGCTCGGCTTCGGCGGCGGCGGCCTCGGCTGGTCCGGCATCCCGGGCGTGGCGGTCACCCTGGACACCTACAAGAACGCCAACGACCCGTCGAACAACTTCGCCTCGATCGCGATCAAGGGCACCAAGGACGCGCTGACCTACGCCCAGACCAACACCAACGTCCCCAACCTGCGCTCCGGCCCGCACCAGGTCTCGATCGCGGTCACCGGTACCACCGTGACCGTCTCGCTGGACGGCGCCCAGGTGCTCAGCTCCACCGTGCCGAGCCTGCCGCCGGCCGCCCTGGTCGCCTTCACCGGCGCCACCGGCGGCCTCACCGACATCCACACCGTGCGCGGGGCGGCCGTCTCCGCCGCCGGCTACGCGCTGGCCCCGCCCGGCCCGGCCGCCTGGACGCTGAACGGCTCGGCCAAGCTGAACGGCACCGACCTGGTGCTCACCCCGGCCGTCGGCAACCAGGCGGGCAGCGCCTTCGACCGCACCCCGGTCTCCGGGGCCCGGCTGCACGCGCGCTTCACCTCGCAGATCGGCGGCGGCACCGGGGCCGACGGCACCGCTCTGGTGCTGCTGGACGCCGCCAAGGCCGGCCCGACCTCGCTCGGCTTCCCCGGCGGCGGGCTCGGCTGGTCCGGCCTGCCCGGCCTGGCCGTCTTCCTGGACACCTGGCACAACCCGGGCAACCCGTCGAACAACTTCGTCGCCGTCGCCGTCAAGGGCGTGCGCGACTCGATCACCTACGCGGCCACCTCCACCGCGATCCCCGCCCTGCGCCAGGGCACCCACACGGTGGACGTGACCGCCACGCCGGCCGGGCACCTCCAGGTCGCGGTGGACGGCACCCAGGTGATCGACACGCCGGTGACGCTGCCGCCGAACCTGCTGGTCGGCTTCAGCGGCGGCACCGGCGGCGCGACCGACGTGCACACCGTAAGAAACGTTACGATCAGTTACTAG
- a CDS encoding SMI1/KNR4 family protein, with protein MTEIFDLRAGLLRVRQDRATAWQFIADFAAHWRQPIAPGDGFDPAELDAAERRLGLRLPDPLREAYLRFGRRTDLTSNHDELLGPDELYVTDGALVYRAENQGAASWGIALAELDRDDPGTVIRPDLADKSQERWEPWEQSLTEACVELVMSESVLVDDGLTDYLEVDGTGEPLDGLFQRLPGFGRDLRWFAGDGVLIRELDGFCLQARARTPQALDALRETVPGDWLNG; from the coding sequence ATGACCGAGATCTTCGACCTCCGGGCCGGGCTGCTGCGCGTGCGGCAGGACCGCGCCACGGCCTGGCAGTTCATCGCCGACTTCGCCGCGCACTGGCGGCAGCCGATCGCCCCGGGCGACGGCTTCGACCCGGCGGAGCTGGACGCGGCCGAGCGGCGCCTGGGCCTGCGCCTGCCGGACCCGCTGCGCGAGGCCTACCTGCGGTTCGGCCGCCGCACCGACCTGACCAGCAACCACGACGAACTGCTCGGCCCGGACGAGCTGTACGTGACCGACGGCGCGCTGGTGTACCGGGCGGAGAACCAGGGCGCCGCCTCCTGGGGCATCGCGCTGGCCGAGCTGGACCGGGACGACCCCGGCACGGTGATCCGCCCCGACCTCGCCGACAAGTCCCAGGAGCGCTGGGAGCCCTGGGAGCAGAGCCTGACCGAGGCCTGCGTCGAACTGGTGATGTCGGAGTCGGTGCTGGTCGACGACGGGCTGACCGACTACCTGGAGGTGGACGGGACCGGGGAGCCGCTGGACGGGCTGTTCCAGCGCCTGCCCGGGTTCGGCCGGGACCTGCGCTGGTTCGCCGGGGACGGCGTGCTGATCCGCGAGCTCGACGGCTTCTGCCTCCAGGCGCGCGCCCGCACCCCGCAGGCGCTGGACGCGCTGCGCGAGACCGTGCCGGGGGACTGGCTGAACGGCTGA
- a CDS encoding S41 family peptidase, whose translation MTRRHTTAAVALGLAGVLALGAAPGTAWAGPSGGRLDGIWQTDGYGMVLSIRGGQLTVYDRTAADCLPDQLSAQQLGSPGPDGTTVFASGGVPVLTITPQGRRRAVVAPDGSVGHIHLDRLATLPALCASPPPSTPLTVFDDFWAGYAENYPFFALRGVDWQAVRDRYRPLVTPGTTDDQLRQILTDMISPLHDAHTALLYQGTEVYGGLRPGTQVPTPQLRAAAQAVIDGQLVAPEQTWAGWRLGVGELPGHIGYLRVWSFDGLADGGYQQQAAVLDQALDAVLGQQGLRGLVIDLRLNGGGSDALGLRIASRLTDQPYTAYRKRARNDPGDPTRFTRPEPITVAPAPGPRWDGPVALLTSDRTASAGETFTQAMMGRSPAPTRIGSTTQGVFSDVLTRTLSADWTAVLPNEEYLDPQGHTYDATGIPPQISTPVFTPAELAAHQDSALAAAERALGPAAPRTAGSP comes from the coding sequence GTGACGCGACGTCACACCACGGCGGCGGTGGCACTCGGCCTGGCGGGAGTGCTGGCTCTCGGGGCCGCCCCGGGCACCGCCTGGGCCGGCCCGTCCGGCGGTCGGCTGGACGGGATCTGGCAGACCGACGGGTACGGCATGGTCCTCAGCATCCGGGGCGGGCAGCTGACGGTGTACGACCGCACCGCCGCCGACTGCCTGCCGGACCAGCTCAGTGCCCAACAGCTCGGCTCCCCCGGGCCGGACGGTACGACGGTGTTCGCCAGCGGCGGGGTGCCCGTGCTGACCATCACCCCGCAGGGGCGGCGGCGGGCCGTGGTCGCGCCCGACGGTTCGGTCGGGCACATCCACCTCGACCGGCTCGCCACGCTGCCCGCGCTCTGCGCGTCGCCGCCGCCCAGCACCCCGCTCACCGTCTTCGACGACTTCTGGGCCGGCTACGCGGAGAACTACCCGTTCTTCGCCCTGCGGGGCGTCGACTGGCAGGCCGTCAGGGACCGGTACCGACCGTTGGTCACGCCCGGCACCACCGACGACCAGCTGCGGCAGATCCTCACCGACATGATCAGCCCGCTGCACGACGCCCACACAGCGCTGCTCTACCAGGGAACCGAGGTCTACGGCGGCCTGCGGCCCGGCACCCAGGTGCCGACGCCGCAGCTGCGGGCCGCGGCCCAGGCCGTGATCGACGGTCAGCTGGTGGCGCCCGAGCAGACCTGGGCGGGGTGGCGGCTCGGTGTCGGAGAGCTGCCGGGTCACATCGGGTACTTGCGAGTCTGGTCGTTCGACGGGCTGGCGGACGGCGGGTACCAGCAGCAGGCGGCGGTGCTGGACCAGGCGCTCGACGCTGTGCTCGGTCAGCAGGGCCTGCGCGGGCTGGTCATCGACCTGCGGCTGAACGGCGGGGGCTCGGACGCCCTGGGACTGCGGATCGCCTCTCGACTGACCGACCAGCCCTACACCGCGTACCGCAAGCGGGCGCGGAACGACCCGGGCGATCCGACCCGGTTCACCCGGCCGGAGCCGATCACCGTCGCTCCCGCCCCCGGTCCCCGGTGGGACGGACCGGTCGCACTCCTCACCAGCGACCGCACCGCCAGCGCCGGCGAGACCTTCACCCAGGCGATGATGGGCCGCAGCCCGGCGCCGACCCGGATCGGGAGCACCACCCAGGGCGTCTTCTCCGACGTGCTGACCCGCACCCTCAGCGCGGACTGGACCGCTGTGCTGCCCAACGAGGAGTACCTGGACCCGCAGGGGCACACCTACGACGCCACCGGCATCCCGCCCCAGATCTCCACCCCCGTCTTCACCCCGGCCGAACTCGCCGCCCACCAGGACAGCGCGCTGGCCGCCGCCGAACGCGCCCTCGGGCCCGCCGCTCCGCGGACGGCGGGATCGCCGTGA
- a CDS encoding MFS transporter, which yields MILSSFANRVGNGLFNPVAALYFTRVVHLTPAGVGLGLTLAGLIGLLAGVPAGRLADRRGPRTVMLVTLAVQTLSMLAFVVVRSWGAFTAVATLDLLALSANNAARGAVIARVGGEKPAAFRATLRSYVNLGVVFGTVGAGFAVQLDSRAAYTALVLANAASYVVCGLLLLRVPNYPPLPRPAEQPRFGALRDRPFVTFAALYGAMGLQYTVVGLVLPIWIAAHTHAPRWTVAAISAFNAAVCVLLQARLGRRVETPEQGGRAFRRAGLLFLVSCPLMALAAGVPSWAAIALLVVAIVLHSLGEIWESSAAFAVSFGLAPDHAQGQYQGLLGLGFDLGQAIGPALLTTLCLGLGGWGWCALGLAFAALGAGGPAVASWGARTRQGVLPQPVAA from the coding sequence ATGATCCTCTCCAGCTTCGCCAACCGGGTCGGCAACGGCCTCTTCAACCCCGTCGCCGCGCTCTACTTCACCCGCGTCGTGCACCTCACCCCGGCGGGCGTCGGCCTCGGCCTCACCCTGGCCGGACTGATCGGGCTGCTGGCCGGCGTGCCCGCCGGGCGGCTCGCCGACCGGCGCGGCCCGCGCACCGTCATGCTGGTCACCCTGGCCGTCCAGACGCTCAGCATGCTGGCTTTCGTCGTGGTGCGCAGCTGGGGCGCCTTCACCGCCGTCGCCACCCTCGACCTGCTCGCCCTCTCGGCCAACAACGCCGCCCGCGGCGCCGTGATCGCCCGGGTCGGCGGCGAGAAGCCGGCCGCCTTCCGGGCCACCCTGCGCTCCTACGTCAACCTCGGGGTGGTGTTCGGCACGGTCGGCGCCGGCTTCGCCGTGCAGCTGGACAGCCGCGCCGCCTACACCGCGCTGGTGCTGGCCAACGCCGCCAGCTACGTGGTCTGCGGGCTGCTGCTCCTGCGGGTGCCCAACTACCCGCCGCTGCCCCGCCCGGCCGAGCAGCCGCGGTTCGGCGCGCTGCGCGACCGACCGTTCGTCACCTTCGCCGCGCTGTACGGCGCGATGGGCCTGCAGTACACCGTGGTCGGACTGGTGCTGCCGATCTGGATCGCCGCGCACACCCACGCCCCGCGCTGGACCGTCGCCGCGATCAGCGCGTTCAACGCCGCGGTCTGCGTGCTGCTGCAGGCCCGGCTCGGCCGCCGGGTGGAGACCCCGGAACAGGGCGGGCGGGCCTTCCGCCGGGCCGGACTGCTCTTCCTGGTCAGCTGCCCGCTGATGGCGCTGGCCGCCGGAGTGCCCTCCTGGGCGGCCATCGCCCTGCTGGTGGTGGCCATCGTGCTGCACAGCCTCGGCGAGATCTGGGAGAGCTCGGCCGCCTTCGCGGTCAGCTTCGGCCTGGCCCCCGACCACGCCCAGGGCCAGTACCAGGGGCTGCTCGGGCTCGGCTTCGACCTCGGCCAGGCGATCGGGCCGGCCCTGCTCACCACCCTCTGCCTGGGCCTGGGCGGCTGGGGCTGGTGCGCCCTCGGACTCGCCTTCGCCGCGCTCGGCGCCGGCGGCCCGGCGGTCGCCTCCTGGGGCGCGCGCACCCGGCAGGGCGTGCTGCCGCAGCCGGTGGCCGCCTGA
- a CDS encoding ArsR/SmtB family transcription factor — MNGDVDFAPVAALLGEPGRARVLAALADGRALPASVLAAEAGLAASTTSGHLSKLLDGGLLVVERHGRHRYYRLAGPEVAVALEALARLSPTRPVRSLRQGNRAHALRAARSCYDHLAGRLGVALMRALLERGALTGHDGSFDPTAAQADRLSAPGWDVEYRLTESGRQLVDGLGLVVPVGRRPLIRYCVDWSEQQHHLAGRLGAAFLDHALAEDWVSRTPTRALRLTERGREAFEGRLGLAV; from the coding sequence ATGAACGGAGACGTCGACTTCGCGCCGGTCGCCGCCCTGCTGGGCGAGCCGGGCAGGGCCCGGGTGCTGGCCGCGCTGGCGGACGGGCGGGCGCTGCCGGCGAGCGTGCTCGCCGCCGAGGCCGGCCTGGCCGCCTCGACCACCAGCGGCCACCTGTCCAAACTGCTGGACGGCGGGCTGCTCGTGGTCGAGCGGCACGGCCGGCACCGCTACTACCGGCTGGCCGGCCCCGAGGTGGCGGTGGCGCTGGAGGCGCTCGCCCGGCTCTCGCCGACCCGTCCGGTTCGCTCGCTGCGCCAGGGCAACCGGGCCCACGCGCTGCGGGCGGCCCGCAGCTGCTACGACCACCTGGCCGGCCGGCTGGGCGTGGCGCTGATGCGGGCGCTGCTCGAACGCGGCGCGCTGACCGGGCACGACGGCAGCTTCGATCCGACCGCGGCCCAGGCCGACCGGCTCTCCGCGCCCGGCTGGGACGTGGAGTACCGGCTCACCGAGAGCGGGCGGCAACTGGTCGACGGGCTCGGCCTGGTGGTCCCGGTCGGCCGGCGCCCGCTGATCCGCTACTGCGTCGACTGGAGTGAGCAGCAGCACCACCTGGCCGGCCGGCTGGGCGCGGCCTTCCTCGACCACGCGCTGGCCGAGGACTGGGTGAGCCGCACCCCCACCCGGGCGCTGCGGCTGACCGAGCGCGGGCGCGAGGCGTTCGAGGGCCGGCTGGGGCTGGCGGTCTGA
- a CDS encoding DinB family protein, producing MTKNVPYTGSEKEILRAALNRHRDAVVWKLQGLDDEQLRRPMTPTGTNLLGLVKHLGGAELGWFRETFGLEMGPLPFDLDAEDGADMRVEPHETTADVLAFYARARAAADEVIDRFDLDHRGTAWYGPEVALRWVLTHMTTETARHAGHMDILRELIDGATGDHNRG from the coding sequence ATGACCAAGAACGTGCCGTACACCGGCAGCGAGAAGGAGATCCTGCGGGCCGCCCTGAACCGGCACCGCGACGCGGTCGTGTGGAAGCTCCAGGGCCTGGACGACGAGCAGCTGCGCCGGCCGATGACGCCCACGGGGACCAACCTGCTGGGCCTCGTCAAGCACCTCGGGGGCGCCGAACTCGGCTGGTTCCGGGAGACCTTCGGCCTGGAGATGGGCCCGCTCCCGTTCGACCTGGATGCGGAGGACGGCGCGGACATGCGGGTCGAGCCGCACGAGACGACCGCCGACGTGCTCGCCTTCTACGCCCGCGCCCGGGCCGCCGCCGACGAGGTCATCGACCGGTTCGACCTCGACCACCGCGGCACCGCCTGGTACGGCCCCGAGGTGGCGCTGCGCTGGGTGCTCACCCACATGACCACCGAAACCGCCCGCCACGCCGGCCACATGGACATCCTGCGCGAGCTCATCGACGGCGCCACCGGCGACCACAACCGGGGCTGA
- a CDS encoding ArnT family glycosyltransferase, translated as MDIRGNVPAVDGEPVPAVPEFGARPVLVVAAVLIVVQLLLAGRYGFHRDELYFMVAGRHLAWGYTDQPPLTPLLARVSVDLFGATPTGLRVVPALLGGLDVLLVALLARELGGGRPAQRLAAVGAACSAIVLGVGHMLSTVSFDLVAWLALALLTLRLLRTGERRWWLAIGAATGLALLNKDLVVLLVPALVPAVWVLGPRRVLRGWWPPAGVLVALAVAAPNLWWEARHGWPELTVAGGISGQDGLANRITFVPMQLLYLSPVLVPVCLAGLRRLWSAPELRWARAFAVGYPVVCLLVLVSGGKPYYALPLLLVPMAAGCEPRVRRPLRRFALWLAFGALLNAVITLPVLPARALPAVNWIYPEQGAQLGWPRLVAAVGQGWAQLPATDRSRAVVFTANYGEAGAIAQYGARYGLPEPYSGHMSFADWGPPPDGADGPVLVVEPAGPSGLTRAFTGCRQVAVADNGVGVATDDQDAAVLLCTGTVEPWSKLWPHLRHYY; from the coding sequence GTGGACATTCGGGGGAATGTGCCGGCGGTGGACGGGGAGCCCGTTCCCGCCGTGCCGGAATTCGGTGCGCGGCCGGTGCTCGTCGTCGCGGCCGTGCTGATCGTCGTTCAACTGCTGCTCGCCGGGCGGTACGGGTTCCACCGGGACGAGCTCTACTTCATGGTCGCCGGACGGCACCTGGCCTGGGGGTACACCGACCAGCCGCCGCTGACCCCGCTGCTGGCCCGGGTCTCGGTGGACCTGTTCGGTGCCACCCCGACCGGTCTGCGGGTGGTGCCGGCCCTGCTGGGCGGGCTGGACGTGCTGCTGGTGGCGCTGCTGGCCCGTGAGCTGGGCGGTGGCCGGCCCGCGCAGCGGCTGGCGGCGGTCGGCGCGGCCTGCTCGGCGATCGTGCTGGGGGTGGGGCACATGCTCTCCACCGTCAGCTTCGACCTGGTGGCCTGGCTGGCCCTCGCCCTGCTGACGCTGCGTCTGCTGCGCACCGGGGAGCGCCGCTGGTGGCTCGCGATCGGCGCGGCGACCGGGCTGGCGCTGCTCAACAAGGACCTGGTGGTGCTGCTGGTGCCCGCGCTGGTGCCGGCGGTGTGGGTGCTCGGGCCGCGCCGGGTGCTGCGGGGCTGGTGGCCGCCGGCCGGGGTGCTGGTGGCGCTCGCGGTGGCGGCGCCGAACCTGTGGTGGGAGGCCCGGCACGGCTGGCCTGAGCTGACCGTGGCGGGCGGGATCAGCGGCCAGGACGGCCTGGCCAACCGGATCACCTTCGTGCCGATGCAGTTGCTCTACCTCTCCCCCGTGCTGGTGCCGGTCTGCCTGGCCGGGCTGCGCCGGCTGTGGAGCGCGCCGGAGCTGCGCTGGGCCCGGGCGTTCGCGGTCGGCTATCCGGTGGTCTGCCTGCTGGTGCTGGTCTCGGGCGGCAAGCCCTACTACGCGCTGCCGCTGCTGCTGGTGCCGATGGCCGCCGGGTGCGAGCCGCGGGTGCGCCGGCCGCTGCGGCGGTTCGCGCTCTGGTTGGCCTTCGGCGCGCTGCTGAACGCGGTGATCACCCTGCCGGTGCTGCCGGCCCGGGCGCTGCCGGCGGTGAACTGGATCTACCCGGAGCAGGGCGCGCAGCTGGGGTGGCCGCGGCTGGTCGCCGCGGTCGGGCAGGGCTGGGCCCAGCTGCCGGCCACCGACCGGTCGCGGGCGGTGGTGTTCACCGCCAACTACGGGGAGGCCGGCGCGATCGCGCAGTACGGCGCGCGGTACGGGCTGCCCGAGCCGTACTCGGGGCACATGTCCTTCGCCGACTGGGGTCCGCCGCCGGACGGCGCGGACGGGCCGGTGCTGGTGGTCGAACCGGCCGGGCCGAGCGGGCTGACGCGGGCGTTCACCGGCTGCCGCCAGGTGGCCGTGGCGGACAACGGCGTCGGGGTCGCCACCGACGACCAGGACGCGGCGGTGCTGCTGTGCACGGGCACGGTCGAGCCCTGGTCGAAGCTCTGGCCGCACCTGCGCCACTACTACTGA